The sequence TGCAGAAGATTACTTCAAAGCTAATCAATTTTCTGCCCGGCAAGCGATTAAACGATTTTCGGAACTGGACAAATGTCAATAACTACTGGAATCATCGCAGTATTGCCAATGCAGCCAATATGTTTAAGCTCATTTTGCGTGAATATTGCGCAATGAGCCATCTGCATGTTGATCCGGTCGTTGAAATGCCAAATATGGGTTTTGCCCATCCTGATGCACCACGACTCTTTGCCAGTCCTGCCGAATATGAACGTTGGGAGAAGGAGCGCAACCGTGCGCGCAAAGGAGTGTCGCCACCATTGGGGACGGTGGCGCTCTTGTCATTCCGCGCTCATATCTTGTCCGGTGCTGATTATCATTACAAGATCGTGCACGCATTGGAAGCTGCCGGCTTGCGCGTCTTGCCGATCTTCGTGATGGGGATCGAGAGCCACATTGTGGTACGTGAGTGGCTCACCCGTATGAATGTTGATCTGGTGATCAATACAATGGGCTTCCCCCTCGTAGGCGGACCTGCCGGTTCAACGAAGGCCGGATTGACGGTTGATGTTGCCCGTGAGTTGCTAAGTAAACTCGATACGCCGTATATTGTGGCGCAGCCGTTATTCGTGCAAGATGAGGATGACTGGCGTGAGCGTGGGGTTGGTCCTCTACAGAGTACATTCCTCTTTAGTTTGCCCGAGATGGATGGTGCGGTAGCACCGGTTGTCCTCGGTGGGATGCGCGGTAGTACGATCACCACGGTGCCTGACCGCCTCGAACGGTTGGCCCGCATAGCTCGTGGTTTTGTGCAGCTACGTAAGAAGCCGAATCGCGACAAGAAGGTGGCAATTATTGTTTACAATTATCCACCTGGTCAAGGAAAGGTGGCTACTGCTGCCCTGCTCGATGTACCGGCAAGTTTGATCGCCATTCTCGATCGCCTGGCTGCGGAAGGTTATCAGGTAGGGCGCTACCCGCGTGATCCGGCAACCTTTGCCCGCTGTCTCGAAGGGCTGGTCAGTGATCAGCCTTTGCCCCCCGGTCACCCGCCGGTAGTCGTTGGTACGAGTGCTGATCGGCAAGACTTCTATCGCTGGTTACGTCCGAGCGACCAAGAGCGGATTAATGCCCGTTGGGGTGAATTCCCCGGTGATATTGCACCGCTGGGACGCGATAAGGTGCGGCTGGCAGGTACCCAAATTGGTAATGTCTTCATCGGCGTGCAGCCGGTGATTGGGATGCCCGGTGATCCAATGCGGTTGTTGTTTGATAAAGAGAACACACCTCACCACCAGTACGCGCTCTTCTATCGCTACCTCAGTGAGAGTTTCGGCGCTGATGCTATTGTTCATCTTGGTATGCACGGCACTGCCGAATGGATGCCTGGCGTACAGTTAGGTGTTACCGACCGTTGCTGGCCCGACATTCTGCTCGGTGAGATCCCGAATTTCTACGTGTATCCGATTAATAATCCGGCGGAAGCCAATATTGCTAAGCGTCGTGGCTACAGCACGATCATCGGTCACGCCATCCCTCCGTATGGCCGCGCCGGTCTGTACCGTGAGTTGCAGGCTTTGCACGACTTGTTGACCGAATATCGCGAGCGGCCACCTGCGCTTGCAGATGATGATCAAAGTCCAGAAGCCGTCGCGATTATGCAGAAGATTGCACTGCTCAATCTCGACCAGGAGCTAGCACGCCAGCCCGGTGAGTCGTTCAGTCGCTTTGCATCGCGGGCGTATGCCTATCTGCGCGATTTGGCAGCGACGATGATCACGGATCGTTTGCACATCTTAGGGAGTGCACCACCTCCTGAAGAGCAGTTGACATTAATCGTCGAAACGCTGAAGGTGCCGCGTGGTGAGCTGCCTGGTCTGGCCGATCTATTGTTGTCGGCGCGGAAATCTAGCCTGCGATACAGTGAAGTACTCACAAAGGCTCGCCAGGGTGATCCCGATGCGTTCGCTTTGCGCGAAGAGATTGAAACCCGTTGTACCGAACTGGTCCAGCAAACGGTATTTGGTCATCTAACGCCTGAGCAGGCTGCGCGTCAGGTTGGTTTATCTTCCAGTAATGAGTTGGCCGCATTGGTGCAACATGGTCGGGCACTCCTGGCTGCACTTCGCGACAACACCCAGGAACTAGATTTTCTTATGCGCGGTCTGGCCGGGCGTTACGTCCCCGCTGCCCCAGGTGGCGATATTATCCGTGATGGCGTCACCGTCTTGCCCACCGGTCGCAACATCCACAGTATGGATCCGTTCCGGATACCGTCCGACAGCGCCTACGAGCGTGGCCTTCGGATTGCCGAAACACTGATTGCTACCCATCGTGCCGAGACCGGCCAGTATCCAGAGACTATCGCGCAAGTGTTGTGGGGTCTCGATGCCATTAAAACGAAGGGCGAATCTATCGGGATTGTGCTGGGGTTGATCGGTGCCCGACCGATCAAGGATGGTCAGGGTAAAGTGGGCCGTTATGCGCTGATACCCCTAGCCGAATTGGGTCGGCCACGGATCGATGTGCTGATGACGGCGTCCGGTATCTTCCGCGACGTCTTTGCAGGCACGATGGATATGCTTGATCGGTTGGTACGGGAAGCGGCTGCTGCCGATGAACCGCCGGAGATGAATTACATCCGCAAGCACGTCCAGGAGATGATGGCTGCCGGGAAGAGCTTCGATCAGGCAACGGCGCGCATCTTTACCCAGGCTGCCGGTACTTACGGTACCGATGTCGATGAAGCTATCGAAGGAAGTGCCTGGGAGAAACGCGAAGAGTTGGAGGAACTGTTCATCAAGCGTAATGCTTACGCCTTTGGCGGGCGCCAAAATGGCGAGGCCCGGCCAGAGGTCTTGCGGGCGCTCCTTGGTACGGTGAGCCGTGTTGCCCAGGAGATTGATAGCGTCGAATACGGTTTGACCGATATGCAGCACTATTATGGGTATTCGGGCGCATTGAAGGCGGCTGCCGAACGGGCGACCGGTCAGCGGGTGCCGCTCAATTTTGTCGAGAGCTTTACGGCTGAAACGAAATTGCAAACCCTGGAACAGACCCTACGGGTTGAATACCGCACGAAGTTCCTCAATCCGAAGTGGTACGAGGGGATGTTGCGCCACGGACATAATGGCGCTGCCGAAATTGCCAGCCGGTTTACTTATATGCTAGGCTGGAGCGCAACGACCGACGCTGTTGATCAATGGGTGTACGATGAAGCAGCGCGGACGTTTGTCCTTGATGATGCAATGCGTACTCGCATCGAAGCACTCAATCCGGCTGCGGCGCGGAATATGGTGGGTCGCTTACTCGAAGCGAATGCGCGTGGTATGTGGCAGACCGACGAGGAGACATTGGAGCGGCTACGCGAACTACACGCCGATCTGGAAGATCGGTTGGAGGGCATTACCGGTTAACCGTGAACGTGTATTTGAAGCCGCTCGTCACGTCCACGATGGATGCACCTAGTCAGTAGAGCACGGCATCGCCGTGCTCCTACCGGTAGGCGCATCGACCATCCACCCCGAATCGCCACCATCAGGTGCATCCCATAGCTATCGTACTGGCTGAGAGGGGTGTAACGGATGCCGATCCGTCCGGTGTGGTCTGGATAGCGGTGCATCGTGTTGTCGTCCTGCGTGGTGACTGCTGTGTTCTATCTTGGCACAGTGACCGTCGCTACCCCCGGCGCTGCTGCGGTCGCATCAGGACAGTGAGGGACGACCTTCATAGTTTGGACCGAGATACGTCGGATCGGCTTTTCAGAGCGAAAAGGGTAGGTTCCAGCTTCGCCTTACTATCCTCCTTCCGCTCTCGGTGTTGTAGCGGAAGGGGATATTAGAGGGGACGAATCCGTTCATCCTACCACCCCGCTTAGCTTTTCTCTTCCCTCATCATGCCCGTTAACCCACGGTAGAGAGCGTGTTTCCAACGCGCCCTCCGTGAGATGCTTCTTCCCAATGCCCACACGACGCGGGCTAGCAGCCTCGCGACAGAAACCGCTGAAAACTCATGCCTTCCGATGGTTCTCTCTTGACAGATCGGCAAAAAGGTTGTAACCTCCAAACAGTTTGGTTTTTCAAACTATTTGGAGGTTAAAAGTGTATCACGAACTCGATCCTCCCTACACTGCCGAAGATGTCGCTGTGCTGTTCAATCTGGTGCATAGCGAACTGATGGGTCAGAGTATGGAAACGCTCTTACAGTTTCTTCAGCGTTCCAATCTCTCAATGCCCCGTCTGGTGTCGTTAATGTACATTCAACGTCAAGGCGTGACAACTGTCACTGCATTGAGTGAACACCTCAATTTGGCGCTGGGTACCACCAGTCAGATGATTGATCAACTAGTGCAAGATGGACTGGTTGAACGACGTGAAGCAGCGCATGATCGCCGTCAAAAACAGATTACCCTGACACCTGCTGGCGAGACACTTGTCGCCGAGGCACGTCAGATCAGGTTGGCAGAGGCAAGTCGTCATTTGCGACAGTTACCACCAGCATTGATTGAACAACTGGGACAGGCGCTCAGTGCTGCCTGTCGGGAATGGAATCTGATAACCAAATCTTGAGGGGCATCTTTATGGCCACGACTACGACTCCCACAACGGTCACCACAACCCGCATTGATTACGCAGCTACGCTCGATCAACGGAGCAAAGTTCTCATCCTGGTTGGCGTATTACTCGGTCTGTTTCTCTCAGCGCTTGATCAAACCATTGTCTCTACGGCACTACCCCGTATCGTTGCCGATCTGAAAGGTATCGAGTTGATCGGCTGGGTCTCGACCAGTTATCTGCTGGCTTCCACGGCTATGGTGCCGATCTACGGCAAACTGTCAGACATCTACGGACGTAAATATGTCTTACTGTTTGGGATCACGGTCTTTCTACTCGGTTCGTTGTTGTGCGGTCTCGCTGCCGATATGACGCAGTTGGTGTTCTTTCGTGGTTTGCAAGGGTTTGGCGCCGCTGCGCTCACTTCGACGGCATTTGCCATCCCTGCCGATCTCTTCGCGCCGGCAGAGCGTGCACGGTACCTCGGCTTGTTTGGGGCCGTATTTGGCTTGTCGAGCGTCATCGGGCCATTTATCGGCGGTCTGCTCACCGACAATCTGAGCTGGCACTGGGTCTTTTTCGTCAACTTACCGTTAGGGATAGTTGCCCTTGGCTTTATTGTCGCTAAATTGCCACGTTTGCATAGTGGTCTCAAGCCTGCAATTGACTATGCCGGTGCAGCAACGCTGCTGCTAACCGTGATTCCTTTCTTGCTGGCTCTCACGCTCGATAAGAATGACAATCCATGGACATCGCCGCTCATCTTGGGCCTGTTTGCGATCAGTGTGGTTGGGCTAATGTTCTTTCTGCTGATTGAGCGACGGGCCGAATCACCGATTTTGCCACTCCATCTGTTTCGGATTCGCACGTTTACTTTGACTGCCCTGATTGGGGTGACAGTCGGTGCCACTCTTTTCGCGGCAATCTTCTTCCTTTCGCTCTATCTGGTTAATGTGTTAGGTGTCAGTGCCACGTCTGCCGGTACCACCCTTATCCCGCTCACCCTGAGTCTTGTGGTGGGGGCAATGGTCTCATCACAAATCGTGCAGCGCACCGGTCATTACAAGTGGGTCATCGTTGGTGGTATGGCCATTATCATTGGTGCCCTCTGGTGGTTGACAACCCTTACCCCCGACACGTCGATCTGGATGGTTCGGTTACGGATGATTGTGCTGGGGCTGGGGTTGGGACCATCGATGCCTATCCTTAATCTGGCAATGCAAAATGCGGTTCCACGTACCGATTTGGGGGCAGCAACCGCTAGTCGCCAGTTCTTCCAGCAAATTGGACAAGTAGTCGGTTCGGCTGTCTTTGGTGCAATCTTGACCGGTGTTCTCACTACGACTCTGAGTGCGAATCTAGCGCCGATCCAGGCTCAATTGCCACCTGAACTGGCAGCTCGCTTTGACAGCAGTGCGTTACGTAATGGTATGAGCGCCGAGAACGCAGGTGGCGAGCCGGTTGATCCGGCTGTCAAGATTGAGCAGGCAATTGCCGATCAATTTGCTGCCCGCCGCGAGGTGCTTTCACGGGCGTTGCGTGATGCCGATCCGGCAGCAATCGCAGCTTTGCGGAACGATCCGCAGTTCCCTGCGCAGCAAAAGGCGATGCTTGATATGATCAGCTCCCTACCAGTAGCAGCTCGCGAGCAGGCGTTGAGTCAGGTTTTAGCCCGCCTCGACGAGGCCGAGCAGACGGCACGTGCAGAAGGGCGGGCATTAGGGCAGCAAATCAGTGCGGCGTTGAAGGATGCCTTCACAACCAGTGTCACGACCATCTACTGGTACGCAGTCTGGATTGCACTGATTGGCTTCATCCTTTCCTTGTTCATTCCTGAATTGCCGCTCCAGCGTAGTTATGGTCAGGATTTGCCACCGATAATGGAGTAAGGCTGACCTGTTGGTATCCAGTTCTTCTTTCCTCACAACACAACCCTATTCGCCTCAACACTGTTTGAGGCGAATATCTTTTTTCTTATAGTACCAATACTTGCCATATCAGGTATAATACGAACAAGGAATCGTATCCATATCTCTGTGAGGTGTCATCGTGACGACCCAGCGCACTCGTCGTGGTCGTGGCCGTAAACGGAGTTCAGCATTGACGGTACAGCGTCGGCTATGGCTTGTCAGCCGCTTTATCCGTGGCCCAGCAACTCCAACAGAGCTGATCGCCGATGCTCGGCGGGTGTTCAGTGAGTCGATCTATCCATCCAATGCCCTGGTTGCGCTTCGTCACGATTTCCACGCACTGCGGAATGAGTTTCTCTGTACTATTGAACGTCAATCTGATGGTAGGTATGCCCTGACCGACGTAGGACGCCTGACGCTACTGAATCTACCAGACGAAGAGTTAGAGGCGCTGGCGTTCCTCATATCATTTTTCAGTGAAGGGAGTTGGCCAGCGGCATTTCACGTGCGTTCATTATTTGAGCGGATCGTTGCCCTGTTACCGTCTGAACAACGCTTGACGCTTCAGCAACGGCAGGTGTGGCAGATTGAGCTTCCCCAGAGTAGCACGACCATTGATCAAAAATTATTGACCCGCTTACGCCGGAATCTCCGACGCCATGCCATCCAGTTTCGCTACCGATCAAACTACAGCGACGAACTCGAATCACACCGCGCGGCGCCGGTACGTCTGTTTGTGCGTGATGGTCATACCTACCTTGAAGCCTACTGCTACAGTGCACCTCATCAATCGATCATTGGTCAGTACATTCCTTACCGCGTTGACCGGATCATTCCCGAATCGCTCCACGTTGAGCGGCGGGTGTTACCCCCTGAGCTACCACCGCGCCGAACCTGGACGTTGCGGTATCGTTTGTCGCCGCAGGTGGCCCGGAACCGTGACATTTCGCTCTGGTTTCCGCAAAGTACGGTGACATACCACCCTGACGGTAGTGCCGAAATATGTGCTCAGACAAGTGATCTCTGGCAAGCCGAACAGATACTCCTGCGTTACCGTGAGCATTGTCAGGTGCTTGAGCCAGTAGAGTTGATCGAGCAGATACGAAAGACCATTGCTCGCATGCAGGAACTCTATCCATAGCCGGCTGAAGCGTGTTGCCAGAGAGCGATGGTATCTCTTCCATGTGTCGAGTCCACTGCAAAAACTCACCACGGAGCACACAGAGCACGCAGAGCGTCTAAGATTTATGAATAATAAGGATAATTTTTGGCCATTGGGCGCATGGAAGAAAAATTTTTCACAACCCTATGTTCAATGAAAGATAAAATTATCTTTAGTCTCTGATCTCCGTGGTCTCTGTGGTGAGAAGTTCACCTTTTTGCAGTGAAGTCTTCCATTGTGCTTACCAGCCGCAATGCGCGAACAGATGATGCGAATGCTCCTTTTCGTTGCGGTAGGTACGATGCGCGTGTGAACTATCGGCAGAGAAAGGCCAGGTAGAAGACAAGAATAATCACAATGCTTACTACAAGCAGGACTTTCGAGAAACGTGGCTGCAATTGCTGAAGCGACATACTACGTTGCAGCTCCGCAAGTTCAGCCTGAAGCGCAGCAAGATTTACCTGTCGACGTGCCACCAATGGTTCGCGCATCATGTTGATGAGACGCTGGAGGCTTGGCGGCAGTGTTTCCACCGCCAACAGGTCGTCGAGTACCTGAGCGAGAGCGAAGAAATCACTCCGCTCATCAATGGCTCCACCTCCGAGTTGTTCGGGTGGGGTATATCCAGGTCGGCCAATATCGGCCAGCTCCGGAACAACCTGACCGCGACGACGGCTGAGGCCGAAGTCGATAAGAGAAACATTACCGTCGTTTTTAACGATAATGTTTCGCGGATGCAGATCACCATGAACGATCCCATTTGCGTGCAAGATGCGGAGCACGTGACACAGGTTGCGCGCAATTTGTAGCGCATCGGCTGGTCGACCGGCAGCCAGAATTGAGTCAAGTGTCTCACCGTCAAGGTAACTCTCCACGAAGAAGTATCTCGGTGGCTTTCCGGCTATCTTGCCCATAGTGATAAACTGCGGAAAGTATCGCTTTTTGTCGCTGTCTGGTGATAGTGCAGCGATCACCTTCGTCATCATGATCTCATGCAAAAATGCCCGGGCAGCTTTGCGTAGCGAGACACCACGCGACGCAGGCGCCAGCCACTTAATGACAACGAGTCGTTCTGTATCGTGGTCGAAGGCCAAATCGACGATACTGTGAGCGGTACGAGCCAACTGACGGATAACTTCGAACCGATCCCCAAATTGTTGGCTACTGGCGCGACAGTTCATCACGATCCCTCCAGGAGTATGGCCAATCTGTGTAATGAGGTCAACCCGGTAAAGGTGTATGTCTCATTGCCTACAGTGATGGTTAACGTTCCACTATCGGCAAGGGCTTCCAAAGGGTGACGATGAAGGTGATACTGACTGATATACACACGCTCAATAATCTTGCGCGAGCCAAACGGAAATCCTTCATCGACAATAATGAGATGCGGGGTAATAGTGAGCGCAAACTGATATTCTCGAAGCCCTATGATAATCGCTGTGATGAGTGCCAATAAGCTAGCGACCGTGAAGCCGATAGCTACGCCGGGGAACGCAAACGATGGCTTCGCTGCCTGAAATGCCAGTGCTAACAGGCTCCCATGGAGGGCGGCGAGGCCCATGTAGTGCGGCAGACGCCGCAGCGGATGGCGACGGAACGTGGTCGGGGGGTACAGATGGGGGATCATTGCCATAGGTCCCTCCTTCGCCGATGGGCGCTGTATAAAGTGTGTTCTGCCATCCTGATGCTAACGAATAACCTGCCTACTGCCGAGCCAGGTTGATTCTAAGGTGTAAATCACCTCTTTTTTGCCATCATCTTTTGGGTATATAAGGGTATTGGTATTCTTACGAGTAGTATACGTAGAGTGCAGTAGAAAGTCATCCATCAGAAGACTCATGATTCCTTAGGTTGTGATCGTCAAATGGATCGTGCTTCGTCCCCACGATTCATGATGAAGAAATGCACGTAGATGCAGCAATTTGGCACTTGAAAACCGTAATAGCAGCTCCAAACGTTGGTAGGCAACACCGGCGTCTCCTCGATACGCTGAAACAGGGTTGCAACGGGTTCAGCGTTGGTGCTGCGAAGCACGCCTGGTGGCCCTCACCTTTCCCCTCGCCCTACGGGGAGCGGAAGGGGGAACGTGGGGTGCGGGAGTGAACGAATATTGGCAAGCTCCCAAATGGTTGCACAGGTACGGTACGTGCCCGATGAGAAATCGTTTGATCAGGCTCTTAGCGCTATGTTTCTCGGGTTTGCATCCCTGGGTGTGTGGATACCATCCAGGACAGATCGTGTGGGAGTGCGCTATCACCGTGTCGTTCTTCGTCATGGTGAATCTATTGGTTCCCTCGCTGAAGTAGGTTGAGAACTCACTACTCCCAATATGGTGACGGGCACAGTGAGTAGGAGTCATCTTCCCCTGACAGTAGCCCGACTAGCCAGTTCGTCTGTACCTGCGCTCATAGGGCGCGAGATGTCTGGTCGTGACACAGAAGCACAAGCAAAGATACCGCATAGAGTATCGCTGCGGATCGGGCTACCGTATCAAGAGCAGGATCACGCTTGTTTCCCGATGACAATAAGTTCTGATGTGAAAATATACACAAAATATATTCAAACAACATGATAAAAATATATGATAATTTTTTGTTGTGGTTTCTTAACTTCGCTATCCTAAATGTCTGTTATATTTCAAGCATAATACCTTCCCGTAATACATTTCATAACCAACAAGAACCATCGTGCTCACATGTACATATCGGCTTGCCGATATTTCTCCATACCACACACGTTTCATACAGAGGTGCATCGGGTGAGGATGGAGAAGAGGGAGGGTATAGCGTGTGCAAGGTTGATCAAAATTAATCAAAAAGGAGTTATTGGCAATGGAAGCAGAGATGCAGGCATTTGTCGATTCGTTGCGTCACAATCTCACAGCCGAGGATGTGGTCAATCTCGAAGCGTGTATGAATTGTAAGATGTGCGGTGAGGCCTGTGCGTGGTATCTGGTTACCGGCGATGAAAAGCTGCATCCAACCCACAAAACCGGTTTGATCCGCCAGATTTACCGTCGGTACATGACCCTAGAGGGGCAGATCGGCGGTGCTCTCGGATTGGTGCCCACGCCAACCCTTGCCGATCTAAAGGAGAACATGCAGTACTTTTGGGCCTGTACTGCGTGTGGACGCTGTACCCTGGCCTGTCCTTCCGGGATCAGTATTCGCCGAATTGTGCGTCTTGCCCGTGCTGCTTATGCCGATTCCGGGTTGAGTTATGCTAATCCGACGATTCGTTCGATCATCGAAAATACCGATCGTCGTCGTCATAGTTTTGGCTTAACTGCCGCTCAAGTCCTCGGTCGAGTCGGTCTTTTTCTGCGTAGTGAGGGACTGGAAGCGCCGGTAAATGTTCAAAACGCCGAGTTTCTCTTTGTGTGTCCGGCAGCGGGCAATACAAAAATTCCCGATTACGGTATTAAACTTATCAAAATCCTTAACGCTGCTGGTGTGAGTTATACGATTTCACCCTACGTGATTGATACCGGCACTGAAATCGATCATATCGCTGTCCATCATAAACTTTCTAAGCAGATGTTAGAAGACTGGGAGCAAGAAGCGGATCGCCTGGGTGTTCAGAAGATTCTCCTGGTCGAATGTGGTTGTGATACTCGTACTCTCTATGCCGAGGCGTCTGAAACGCTTGGGCGCCCATTCCGCTATCCTATAGTGAGTGTTGACGCTTTAATGCTCGACCTGATCAAGCAGGGTCGATTGCCAATTGAGAAAACTCATCTGAAAGTAACGCTCCATGATCCATGTTATGCGACTCGTCTTTCTGGACTCGGTGACCTGTTCCGTGAACTGTTGAACCTGGTGACCGATAACTTTATCGAGATGACCCCTAACCGTGAATACAACTATTGTTGCAACGGTGGGGCCGGTGGTATGCGTTTGCCCGAAAATACCGCTACCCGGCGTAAAATCTCGGTGTTGAAGGCCAATCAGATTCGTGCTACCGGCGCCGATTTTGTTACCTCTCCCTGTGTGGTCTGTACGTTGTCGCTGGAAGACACCTGCCAGACCTACCAGTTGTCACCATCGGGCGATCGTATGGCATTGGTGCTCTTTGAAGTAGTGTACGCCGCGATGGAACCGGCACTGGCTAAACTCGGTGAGCTGGATCGGATGCGGGTTCCGGCTGTGCTGCGTAACCGTGATCACGAATTCTTCATCGCGCACAGTGTCGAGGGGCAGATGATGCGGCTTATGCAGCAGCCAGATTTTCCAGAGCTGCTCGATTGGCTGGAACAAGACGACATTGTCAAGCGCTTTAGCAAAGACCATCCGCAAGTCTACGACGATATTCGGGCATTGCGCGAGATGGTGATGAATTGTGAGAATTGCGACTGAAGCGGTACCTCAGTGGATGCTTGAGTAATGACCGGCTACGGAAGGAGAGAGCTATGATAGAGCTACTGAATATCGTTGCGCCGGTGGCGATGGCGATTTTCATTGTCGGTGTCGGGTTGCGTTTAGGGCGGTTTACGTGGGCTTTGGTGACGAAACGCCGTTTCCGTGGTGTATCGCCTACGTTTGAGTCACCACCACCGCGTATGGGGGTCATTCCCGCCCTCTATGCTGTGCTGTTTGGGCCGTTTAACCATTTCTACAAGCGTGCCAATCCGGTGTGGGGTCGAGGTTATCTCTTTTACCACGTCGCGATCATCACTGAAGTGATCGGCTATACTATTTCGGCATTGATCGTTTTTGCTCATATCATTGTTGGTCGTCCGGTTCCTGATGTTTCATTACATCTTGCTGAAAGCTTTAACTATTCGCCAGCGAATCTGCTCGCGATCATCTTCGGTAATGGTGAGCACTTACAGGCTAACTTTCTCTTCGGTGAGTTTGGCTCTCTCTTCATCGGGGTTACATGGATCGCAGTGGGTTTTGCCGTGGTCGGTAATTTGCACTTAATGGTAGCTTTGGTGCGGAAGTGGAGTGGCGCGGTGGTCGGTGATATCGATCGGGCGGCGCAGGGGATTCGTACCCCTGGTCGTTACGCCTGGGATCGGATCGTTGTGCGCACTATTATTTTCTGCATTATCTGGACAGAGCTGTTTGCCCGTTTACACCTCGTGCCCGGTATTGTCTATCTGCATGCTCTCCTTGGGCTGACGCTGTTTGTGCTTTTGCCGTTCACTTACCTGTTCCACATGGTCTATAACTTTCTGGCCGTTTTCTATGCCGTGCGTCGGCGTATGGCGCGGACGATTGCCTGATAATCGCGGTACAGGTGCAGAAAATTTCTGTGCCTGTACCGCCTGTGGCAATAGCGCAGTGTCGGAACGATGATATGCCTGCACGGGGTGAAGGTGATATGAACTCCTGAATCGCCATTTCGGCAGTCTAAGGGATGAATCTGACCTGCTCGCATCCTGGGTTTCGTACAACTCTCTCCGCCTTCTCTGTAGCTCAGTGCGTTATACGGTGTTGTCCAGACTGGCAGAGTAGATTGGCAGGGTAAATGAAAAGCTGCTACCTCTCCCCACAACACTCTGCACCCAGA comes from Chloroflexus sp. Y-396-1 and encodes:
- a CDS encoding (Fe-S)-binding protein, whose protein sequence is MEAEMQAFVDSLRHNLTAEDVVNLEACMNCKMCGEACAWYLVTGDEKLHPTHKTGLIRQIYRRYMTLEGQIGGALGLVPTPTLADLKENMQYFWACTACGRCTLACPSGISIRRIVRLARAAYADSGLSYANPTIRSIIENTDRRRHSFGLTAAQVLGRVGLFLRSEGLEAPVNVQNAEFLFVCPAAGNTKIPDYGIKLIKILNAAGVSYTISPYVIDTGTEIDHIAVHHKLSKQMLEDWEQEADRLGVQKILLVECGCDTRTLYAEASETLGRPFRYPIVSVDALMLDLIKQGRLPIEKTHLKVTLHDPCYATRLSGLGDLFRELLNLVTDNFIEMTPNREYNYCCNGGAGGMRLPENTATRRKISVLKANQIRATGADFVTSPCVVCTLSLEDTCQTYQLSPSGDRMALVLFEVVYAAMEPALAKLGELDRMRVPAVLRNRDHEFFIAHSVEGQMMRLMQQPDFPELLDWLEQDDIVKRFSKDHPQVYDDIRALREMVMNCENCD